From a single Brassica napus cultivar Da-Ae chromosome C9, Da-Ae, whole genome shotgun sequence genomic region:
- the LOC106370498 gene encoding monothiol glutaredoxin-S2 → MEMVKRMVLERPVVIYSKSLCCMSHTVKTLLCDFGANPAVYELDEVSRGREIEQALLRLGCSPAVPAVFIGGELVGGANEVMSLHLNGSLIPMLKRAGALWV, encoded by the coding sequence ATGGAGATGGTCAAGAGGATGGTTTTGGAGAGACCAGTGGTGATATACAGCAAAAGCTTATGTTGTATGTCCCACACGGTCAAGACATTGCTCTGCGATTTCGGAGCGAATCCAGCCGTTTACGAGCTAGATGAGGTATCAAGAGGGAGGGAGATTGAGCAGGCCTTGTTGCGGCTTGGGTGTAGCCCAGCGGTTCCAGCGGTTTTTATTGGAGGAGAGTTAGTTGGTGGAGCCAACGAGGTCATGAGTCTTCACCTTAACGGCTCATTGATCCCTATGCTTAAGAGGGCTGGTGCATTGTGGGTTTGA
- the LOC106371928 gene encoding acyl-CoA-binding domain-containing protein 6-like, giving the protein MFSFSKRRMKLGRVKVQLSDSAQGTKSPLRVTKRVDNSTNEAAALAATSHSDELDFQPSSGNSENWMGLSVGGDKPAPRFNHAAAAIGNKMIVVGGESGNGLLDDVQVLNFDSFTWSTVSSKVYLSPSSLPLMIPSWKGHCLVSWGKKVLLVGGKTDPSSDRVSVWSFDTESECWSLMDAKGDIPVSRSGHTVVRASSVLILFGGEDSKKRKLNDLHMFDLKSSTWLPLNCTGTRPCARSNHVATLFDDKILFVFGGSGKNKTLSDLYSLDFETMVWSRIKIRGFHPSPRAGSCGVLCGNKWYITGGGSRKKRHAETLVFDILKVEWSVASISSQSSITANKGFSLVLLQHKDKDFLVAFGGTKKDPSNQVEVFTIDKNKSESPTTHHQTTSKKNTGRLLFGKRSSSSAVLTVDESVKASSQRLIDSVARQKLASAIEEHGGSGRRSLSEIAFADHRTPSSGNVSLRKQFSTEEEYRAVVEPPAKSSEEEKITDEDNGGGAKIAAEKTPSTVYDRELHKQTSESFPFAHIDDALIFPEMDNAATLASSSSVYQFHEAKMTALIRRNGILEGQLEAALAGREAAERNVSVALRSKQESDKKLSDALRDVELLKEKLTGLELAQDEANSLSNMVHSDNVRLEHDVAFLRAVLDDTQKELQSTRGVLAGERARAFQLQVEVFHLKQRLQSLENRAATPRKPFHV; this is encoded by the exons ATGTTCAGCTTTTCAAAGAGGCGCATGAAGCTTGGCAG AGTTAAGGTACAGCTCTCGGATTCTGCTCAAGGCACTAAGAGTCCTTTGCGTGTGACCAAACGCGTTGATAACTCTACT AATGAAGCTGCTGCTTTGGCTGCAACTAGTCATTCTGATGAACTTGATTTCCAGCCTTCATCTGGGAACTCTGAAAACTGGATGGGCTTGTCTGTTGGTGGAGATAAACCAGCTCCACGCTTTAAT CATGCGGCGGCAGCTATTGGTAACAAAATGATAGTAGTTGGTGGTGAATCTGGTAATGGCTTGTTGGATGATGTTCAG GTGCTGAACTTTGATTCATTTACTTGGTCCACGGTGTCTTCAAAAGTGTACTTATCGCCAAGTAGTCTGCCTCTCATGATCCCTTCCTGGAAAGGCCATTGCTTG GTCTCTTGGGGTAAGAAAGTGCTATTGGTCGGTGGAAAAACAGATCCCAGCAGTGATAGAGTTTCAG TTTGGTCATTTGATACTGAATCCGAATGCTGGTCACTAATGGATGCAAAGGGAGACATACCG GTCAGCCGCAGTGGTCATACAGTGGTGAGGGCTAGCTCGGTACTGATCCTTTTCGGAGGTGAAGATTCTAAGAAGAGGAAACTAAATGATCTTCATATGTTTGATCTCAAATCATCTACATGGCTTCCTCTTAACTGCAC AGGAACAAGGCCGTGTGCAAGATCAAATCATGTAGCCACGCTATTTGATGACAAAATTCTGTTTGTGTTTGGAGGTTCTGGCAAGAACAAAACACTTAGTGACTTATACTCACTCGACTTTGAAACC ATGGTATGGTCAAGAATTAAGATTAGAGGGTTTCACCCGTCCCCAAGAGCTGGCAGTTGTGGAGTTCTTTGCGGTAATAAGTGGTATATAACCGGAGGTGGAAGCAGAAAGAAGA GACATGCAGAGACATTAGTCTTTGATATTCTAAAGGTCGAGTGGTCTGTGGCAAGCATCTCCTCTCAATCTTCCATCACAGCTAATAAG GGATTTAGTCTAGTTCTTCTGCAACACAAGGATAAAGACTTCCTTGTAGCTTTCGGAGGAACTAAAAAAGACCCTTCAAACCAG GTGGAGGTTTTTACCATCGACAAGAACAAGAGTGAATCACCAACAACACACCATCAAACAACTTCCAAGAAGAACACTGGCCGGTTACTGTTTGGGAAACGATCTTCTTCCTCGGCTGTTTTAACCGTTGATGAATCTGTCAAGGCCTCTTCTCAGAGGCTGATTGATTCCGTTGCCAGACAGAAACTTGCTTCTGCCATTGAGGAGCACGGTGGCTCCGGCAGAAGGTCTTTATCAGAGATTGCTTTCGCTGATCATCGTACTCCATCTTCTGGAAACGTCTCTTTGCGCAAACAGTTCAGCACAGAGGAAGAGTACAGAGCAGTAGTTGAACCACCTGCAAAGTcctcagaagaagaaaagattaCAGATGAAGACAATGGAGGTGGAGCAAAGATCGCAGCAGAGAAAACACCCTCTACTGTCTATGACCGTGAACTCCACAAGCAAACCTCTGAATCGTTTCCTTTTGCACACATTGATGATGCATTGATATTCCCTGAAATGGATAATGCTGCCACTTTAGCATCATCATCGAGCGTGTACCAGTTCCACGAGGCGAAAATGACGGCTCTCATAAGAAGAAATGGGATTCTTGAAGGGCAGTTAGAAGCAGCGTTGGCCGGAAGAGAAGCGGCTGAGAGAAATGTGTCGGTTGCGTTGAGGAGCAAACAAGAGAGTGATAAGAAGCTCTCTGACGCCTTGAGAGATGTGGAGTTGCTTAAGGAGAAGCTCACCGGGTTAGAGCTCGCACAAGATGAAGCTAATAGTTTGTCAAACATGGTTCACTCTGACAATGTCAGGCTCGAGCATGATGTAGCGTTCCTAAGAGCTGTCCTAGACGATACACAGAAG GAGTTGCAGTCTACAAGAGGTGTTCTTGCAGGAGAAAGAGCAAGAGCGTTTCAGTTGCAG GTTGAAGTGTTTCATCTGAAGCAAAGGTTACAATCTCTGGAGAACAGAGCTGCTACACCAAGAAAGCCTTTCCATGTCTAA